The genomic stretch TGGGGACGCAATAGTGAACACGTTGAGGCGCTTGCAGCTGAGCGTAAAAACCAACGTTACTTACCCGACATCCAGTTTCCAAACTCGCTTGAACTTGAGGCTGATTTAGAAACGGCTGTTGCATCGAGTGAACGCATCTTAGTGGTGGTTCCGAGTCACGCCTTTGCAGATACTTTGAAGTTAATCAAGCCGATGCTACTAGCAAAGGCCAAAGTGGCGTGGGCAACCAAAGGTTTAGAGCCCAATACCGGTAGGCTATTGCAAGAAGTGGCATTGGATGTACTGGGTGAGGATGTTCCTTTGGCCGTATTAAGCGGTCCCACCTTTGCCAAAGAAATGGCTGCTGGTCTGCCAACGGCTATCTCAGTGTCGTCGCAGTGTGAGCAGTTCCGTGAGGAGCTTGCCGAGTTGTTGCATTGTGGTCGCTCATTTCGAGTGTACAGCAACGATGACTTTACTGGGATCCAATTAGGGGGGGCGGTGAAAAACGTCATCGCAATTGGTGCTGGGATGTCTGACGGCTTTGGCTTTGGTGCCAATGCTCGCACCGCGCTCATTACCCGTGGCTTAGCCGAGTTGTGTCGCTTAGGTTGTGCCTTAGGCGCGCGCTCAGAAACCTTTATGGGAATGGCCGGATTGGGCGATTTGATCCTAACTTGCACCGATAACCAGTCGCGCAACCGTCGCTTTGGCTTGGCACTTGGCAGTGGTAAATCGGTTGATGAGGCCATGACCAGTATTGGTCAAGTAGTGGAAGGTTATCGCAACACCAAAGAAGTGTATTTGCTAGCCAAACGCACAGGTATTGAAATGCCCATTACTGAGCAAATCTATCAAGTGCTGTATGAGCAAAAAGACGTAAAAGAAGCCGCTATGGCGTTGCTTGGTCGCGAAAAGCGTGCTGAGTAAGCATTGCCAGTTGGGCTTAATTGAAGCAAAAAGCGAGGTCAGATACCTCGCTTTTTTTATTCCCGAAAGCGAATGTTATAGCGCTGTTTAAACCACAGTAAAAAGGGAATTTCGATGACGCTAAAGGCCACGATGGTAAAGACAATCCAATTGCTATCAAATAGCACTAATGAAAAACTAATATCACGGTCGTAGTAGAGGCTTCCGGCAACGACTAAAGATACCGTTGTCACGATTAGATCTTGCTTACTGATATTGCTGAAGCTTTTATCCTCGAGTTTGGGGTAAATCACCACATAGGCAATAAATAATAAGATGACATTAAGTAAAATTAGCGTCCACTCTGGTGACATACTGGGCTCAACATTGTGATAAGTAACTACTTATAAACATACCACAATGACGGCCGGTTAATGCAAACTTTCTGTGTTGAAAGTGCCCCAATTGAGCGAGCAAATTGCTATACTATCGACCCTAACATTTGAGGTGCACATGATCTCCAAAAACCAACAAAAACTACTTCGGGCTTTAGGGCAAAAGAAATACCGCAAACAGCATGGCCAATATTTAGTACAAGGTGAAAAAAATGTGGTCGAGTTACTGGATGCAGGGGTTACCACTGACCATATTTTTGCCACCGCGGATTTTATCGCCAAGTACCAAGATAAACTCAATGATAGCAATTGTGTTACTGCAGATGAAACTATTTTAAGTAAAGTAAGCACGTTGGTATCGAATAATGCTGCCATTGCGGTAGTGCCGATGGCAGAACCCCAAACAGTCAACTGCAGCGGGTTAACTTTAGCCTTGGATGGCGTGAGCGATCCTGGCAACTTAGGGACGATTATTCGTTTAGCGGATTGGTATGGGCTAAAGCAAGTAGTGTTAAATCATAACTGTGCCGATGAGTTTAACCCTAAGGTGATCAGTGCCACCATGGGCTCTTTTGTCCGAGTTGCTGCGGTACGAGTCGACTTAGCCGAGTTTTTGAGTGACTATGCGGGCAAAGTGTATGGTGCTTTTTTAGGCGGGCAGAGTGTGCATCAATGTGACTTTGCAGCCAATGGGGTATTAGTAATGGGCAGTGAGTCTCATGGGATCAGTGACACCATTGCGCCGCTTATCAGTGATAAAATTACCATCCCCGCATTTGGCGGTGCTGAGTCATTAAACGTGGCAATGGCGACAGGCATAATCTTGGATAATATGAAGCGACACCTTGGCTAAGCAATAGATCTTGGTGGCAAATTACCTTATTCTGAACAGTAATAGCGAATAACAATAAAAATCTATGCGACTGAGCAGTATCAAGCTGGCCGGCTTTAA from Pseudoalteromonas sp. UG3-2 encodes the following:
- a CDS encoding TrmH family RNA methyltransferase, with product MISKNQQKLLRALGQKKYRKQHGQYLVQGEKNVVELLDAGVTTDHIFATADFIAKYQDKLNDSNCVTADETILSKVSTLVSNNAAIAVVPMAEPQTVNCSGLTLALDGVSDPGNLGTIIRLADWYGLKQVVLNHNCADEFNPKVISATMGSFVRVAAVRVDLAEFLSDYAGKVYGAFLGGQSVHQCDFAANGVLVMGSESHGISDTIAPLISDKITIPAFGGAESLNVAMATGIILDNMKRHLG
- the gpsA gene encoding NAD(P)H-dependent glycerol-3-phosphate dehydrogenase is translated as MSTAKSAVTVLGAGSYGTALAICFARNGHKVTLWGRNSEHVEALAAERKNQRYLPDIQFPNSLELEADLETAVASSERILVVVPSHAFADTLKLIKPMLLAKAKVAWATKGLEPNTGRLLQEVALDVLGEDVPLAVLSGPTFAKEMAAGLPTAISVSSQCEQFREELAELLHCGRSFRVYSNDDFTGIQLGGAVKNVIAIGAGMSDGFGFGANARTALITRGLAELCRLGCALGARSETFMGMAGLGDLILTCTDNQSRNRRFGLALGSGKSVDEAMTSIGQVVEGYRNTKEVYLLAKRTGIEMPITEQIYQVLYEQKDVKEAAMALLGREKRAE